A region of Pseudarthrobacter sp. NIBRBAC000502770 DNA encodes the following proteins:
- a CDS encoding IclR family transcriptional regulator codes for MSVNQATMNDDVQPDPAALAEEPEGGKKVGTKKAADRTDMVGKALGLLVLLGEEPRGASAADISRRAELPFSTTYRLLGSLARDGFVDYEPDGRRYHLGLRIFQLGQRVSNHHGFAGTAMPVLRRVTAETGEATILSVRDGLHHLTVSKVDGPQIFRVTSDPGHLGSLSTTAVGKALVAFAEDGEREKLLAELPLEPLTGKSITDREAFRAEIAQVRRQGYAVMDEENEAGMRAVAVPLLNSQGHAFASLATAVPVFRLDLEDLIAHVPLLQEAAAELAARLPQR; via the coding sequence ATGAGTGTGAACCAAGCCACAATGAACGACGACGTTCAGCCGGACCCTGCCGCGCTGGCCGAAGAGCCCGAGGGTGGGAAGAAGGTGGGGACAAAGAAGGCGGCGGACCGGACGGACATGGTGGGCAAAGCCCTGGGACTGCTGGTGCTGCTGGGGGAGGAGCCCCGTGGTGCAAGTGCCGCCGACATATCCCGCCGGGCGGAACTGCCGTTCAGCACTACCTACCGGCTGCTCGGATCACTGGCGCGCGACGGATTCGTGGACTACGAGCCGGATGGCCGCCGCTACCACCTCGGCCTCCGGATCTTCCAGCTGGGCCAGCGTGTTTCAAACCACCACGGTTTCGCCGGCACGGCCATGCCGGTATTGCGCAGGGTAACTGCCGAAACCGGCGAAGCAACCATCCTCAGCGTCCGGGACGGCCTCCACCACCTCACCGTCAGCAAAGTGGACGGCCCGCAGATCTTCCGGGTGACCAGCGACCCCGGCCACCTGGGATCTTTGTCCACCACCGCCGTCGGGAAGGCCCTGGTGGCATTCGCCGAGGACGGGGAGCGCGAAAAGCTCCTCGCGGAGTTGCCGCTTGAGCCGCTGACCGGGAAGTCCATCACGGACCGGGAGGCGTTCAGGGCCGAGATTGCCCAGGTCCGCCGACAGGGCTACGCCGTCATGGATGAAGAGAATGAGGCCGGCATGCGGGCGGTTGCCGTCCCGCTGCTCAACAGCCAAGGCCACGCCTTCGCGTCACTGGCAACGGCTGTTCCCGTCTTCCGGCTGGACCTTGAGGACCTGATCGCCCATGTTCCCCTGCTGCAGGAGGCCGCCGCCGAGCTTGCGGCCCGGCTGCCGCAGCGATAG
- a CDS encoding lyase family protein, protein MTHAAALGDLRAFAEEGDAGLLTPVSASPLVAALTGDRAVLAAILAVEAGWAAVLERAGLAPAGSAAVVASAAEAGRYDLAGIALRAQGGGNPVIPLLADLRKNVAALDAAGVGATKAVHTSLTSQDVLDTALMLLARNTVHAVLADLKGTTTALAHLAGQHADTLCVGRSLTQHSLPYTFGLRAAQWFQGVAAAGRQLENLEFPVQFGGAAGTLAAGTVLTDGSQATPFTLADALADQLGLAPATAPWHTNRLAITSLGHALASVLDAFGKIAADVLFLSRPEVAEVAEPRAAGRGVSSAMPQKQNPVLSVLVRSAALQAPQLAAQLHVAAANFNDERPDGAWHTEWPALRQLLALALGAAGHLRELAEGLRVFPDGMRRNLDLSGPLLLAEGVTAAVAPLLAEQDGRTGKQQLQHVVDRTLEAPPSEQAAAYRKLFREAVPAAVVPDARLEELLDPASYLGQSAEITRRILAAYPEFDSTTTDANGASRG, encoded by the coding sequence GTGACCCACGCCGCCGCTTTGGGAGACTTGCGCGCCTTCGCGGAAGAGGGCGACGCCGGCCTGCTCACCCCCGTCTCAGCGTCGCCGTTGGTGGCGGCGCTGACGGGGGACCGGGCAGTGCTGGCGGCCATCCTCGCCGTCGAGGCCGGCTGGGCCGCCGTGCTGGAACGGGCCGGGCTGGCACCCGCCGGTTCGGCCGCCGTCGTGGCCTCCGCTGCCGAGGCGGGGCGCTACGACCTTGCAGGCATAGCGCTGCGCGCCCAGGGCGGCGGCAACCCGGTGATCCCGCTGCTGGCCGACCTCCGGAAGAACGTGGCGGCGCTCGATGCCGCCGGAGTCGGTGCCACGAAGGCCGTGCACACCTCCCTGACCAGCCAGGACGTCCTGGACACGGCCCTGATGCTACTGGCCCGCAATACCGTCCACGCGGTGCTGGCGGACCTGAAAGGCACCACGACGGCGCTGGCGCACCTTGCTGGGCAGCATGCGGACACGCTGTGCGTGGGCAGGAGCCTGACGCAGCATTCGCTGCCCTACACCTTCGGGCTGCGGGCCGCGCAGTGGTTCCAGGGCGTGGCCGCCGCGGGGCGGCAACTGGAAAACCTGGAGTTCCCGGTCCAGTTCGGCGGGGCGGCGGGAACACTCGCCGCCGGAACCGTGCTGACGGATGGCTCCCAGGCCACGCCGTTCACCCTGGCCGACGCCCTGGCGGACCAGCTGGGCCTGGCCCCGGCCACGGCTCCCTGGCACACCAACCGTTTGGCCATCACATCCCTGGGGCACGCGCTGGCATCCGTACTCGACGCCTTTGGCAAGATCGCCGCCGACGTCCTGTTCCTGAGCCGGCCCGAGGTGGCTGAGGTCGCCGAGCCGCGGGCGGCCGGGCGGGGCGTGTCCTCGGCCATGCCGCAGAAGCAGAACCCGGTGCTGTCCGTCCTGGTCCGGAGCGCCGCGCTGCAGGCACCACAGCTGGCCGCCCAGCTGCACGTGGCCGCCGCCAACTTCAACGACGAACGCCCGGACGGCGCCTGGCATACCGAATGGCCGGCCCTCCGCCAGCTGCTGGCCCTGGCCCTCGGCGCCGCAGGCCATCTGCGGGAACTCGCCGAAGGGCTCCGGGTGTTCCCGGACGGCATGCGCCGCAACCTCGACCTGTCCGGCCCGCTGCTGCTGGCCGAAGGCGTCACCGCCGCCGTGGCTCCGCTGCTGGCGGAGCAGGACGGGCGCACCGGCAAGCAGCAGCTGCAGCACGTGGTGGACCGGACCCTTGAAGCACCTCCTTCGGAGCAGGCCGCCGCCTACCGCAAGCTGTTCCGCGAAGCCGTTCCCGCCGCCGTCGTC
- the pcaG gene encoding protocatechuate 3,4-dioxygenase subunit alpha — protein MTKLVPTPGQTVGPFYGYALPFEKDNELLPPGFPGSIRLQGTVYDGAGHTIPDAILEIWQPDADGKVVQRTGSLVRDGYTFTGWGRGAVGNSGVFTFTTVNPGPTKPGAAPFISVALFARGLTNRLFTRIYLPEDTEALANDPLLGSLEPERRETLIARRDPDGGLTWDIRLQGEGETVFLDFQ, from the coding sequence ATGACCAAACTGGTACCCACCCCCGGCCAGACCGTGGGCCCGTTCTACGGCTACGCGCTCCCGTTCGAGAAGGACAACGAACTCCTGCCCCCCGGCTTCCCGGGCTCCATCCGCCTGCAGGGCACCGTCTATGACGGCGCCGGCCACACCATCCCGGACGCCATCCTGGAGATCTGGCAGCCGGACGCCGACGGCAAGGTTGTCCAGCGCACCGGTTCCCTGGTCCGCGACGGCTACACCTTCACCGGCTGGGGCCGCGGCGCCGTGGGCAACTCCGGCGTCTTCACCTTCACCACCGTCAACCCCGGCCCCACCAAGCCGGGTGCGGCCCCGTTCATTTCCGTGGCGCTCTTCGCCCGCGGCCTGACCAACCGGCTGTTCACCCGCATCTACCTGCCGGAGGACACCGAGGCACTGGCCAACGACCCGCTGCTGGGCTCCCTGGAGCCGGAGCGCCGCGAGACGCTCATTGCACGCCGCGACCCCGATGGGGGCCTCACCTGGGACATCCGCCTCCAGGGTGAGGGCGAGACGGTCTTCCTGGACTTCCAGTGA
- a CDS encoding MFS transporter — protein MSQTLPSAGAGALTSGGTPKKAALASFLGSAVEYYDFFIFGSAAALIFPKVFFPDADTNAAIMSFATFGFAYVARPVGAIILGHFGDRVGRRKVLMFTLLLMGASTFVIGCLPDFKTVGWWAPVLLVLARLCQGLSAAGEQAGASSMTLEHAPDNRRSFFTSWTLTGTQGGQILAALVFIPVLALPDEIKFGIGWRIPFWLSAVVVVVAFLIRRTLHEPPAFEEARRTAQIAKLPVADLLKGHWRDVLRVICCAFIAAVSTVFGTLAISYAKTVAGVDGTTTLWLVVGANLVALGTQPLFGMLADKIGRKPVFIYGAVASAILTPVFLLSLESGSIPLMFLAAIGYFSGGYAAANAVWPSFYAEMFSTKVRFSGLAIGTQLGFLMAGFAPAIVAAMGGIKPGGWVQISIFTAIICAVAAVSALTARESFRTPTRLLGLK, from the coding sequence ATGAGCCAGACACTTCCGTCCGCCGGGGCGGGTGCCCTCACCTCCGGCGGGACGCCCAAGAAGGCAGCCCTCGCCAGCTTCCTCGGCAGCGCCGTCGAGTATTACGACTTCTTCATCTTCGGCTCCGCAGCCGCACTGATCTTCCCCAAGGTCTTCTTCCCCGACGCCGACACCAATGCGGCCATCATGTCCTTTGCGACGTTCGGCTTCGCCTACGTGGCCCGGCCGGTGGGCGCCATCATCCTGGGCCACTTCGGCGACCGCGTGGGCCGCCGCAAGGTGCTGATGTTTACGCTGTTGCTGATGGGTGCCTCCACCTTCGTGATCGGCTGCCTGCCGGACTTCAAGACCGTCGGCTGGTGGGCTCCCGTCCTGCTGGTGCTCGCCCGCCTCTGCCAGGGCCTCTCGGCCGCAGGCGAGCAAGCCGGCGCCTCCTCCATGACCCTCGAGCACGCGCCGGACAACCGCCGTTCCTTCTTCACCTCCTGGACCCTCACCGGCACCCAGGGCGGCCAGATCCTCGCAGCCCTGGTGTTCATCCCCGTCCTGGCCCTGCCGGATGAGATCAAGTTCGGCATCGGCTGGCGCATCCCGTTCTGGCTCAGCGCCGTGGTGGTGGTGGTGGCGTTCCTGATCCGCCGCACCCTGCACGAACCGCCCGCCTTCGAAGAAGCACGCAGGACCGCCCAGATCGCCAAGTTGCCCGTCGCCGACCTGCTCAAAGGCCACTGGCGCGACGTCCTCCGCGTCATCTGCTGCGCGTTCATCGCCGCCGTCTCCACCGTGTTCGGCACCCTGGCCATCAGCTACGCCAAGACCGTGGCCGGCGTGGACGGCACCACCACCCTGTGGCTCGTCGTGGGTGCAAACCTGGTGGCCCTGGGCACGCAGCCGCTCTTCGGGATGCTGGCGGACAAGATCGGCCGCAAGCCCGTCTTCATCTACGGCGCCGTGGCCAGCGCGATCCTCACCCCGGTGTTCCTGCTCAGCCTGGAGTCCGGCAGCATCCCCCTGATGTTCCTGGCCGCCATTGGCTACTTCTCCGGAGGCTACGCGGCAGCCAACGCCGTCTGGCCCTCCTTCTACGCCGAGATGTTCAGCACCAAGGTCCGCTTCTCCGGCCTGGCCATCGGCACGCAGCTCGGCTTCCTGATGGCAGGGTTCGCCCCGGCAATCGTTGCGGCCATGGGTGGCATCAAGCCCGGCGGCTGGGTGCAGATCAGCATCTTCACCGCCATCATCTGCGCCGTTGCAGCAGTGTCCGCCCTGACGGCCCGGGAGTCCTTCCGGACGCCCACCAGGCTGCTCGGCCTGAAGTAG
- the pcaH gene encoding protocatechuate 3,4-dioxygenase subunit beta encodes MKEDINAELESEELVPPAEPKAAHQPLDKAIESQADLSAEINAIGEAYRRALKDGGQPEIQPRLDYPPYRSSILRHPTKSLQHADPETIELYSPAFGHQDVHALESDLTIQHNGEPLGERIIVSGKVLDGDGRPVAGQLVEIWQANSSGRYIHKRDQHPAPIDPNFTGIGRCITGPDGSYRFTTIKPGAYPWKNHLNAWRPAHIHFSLFGTEFTQRIITQMYFPGDQLFPLDPIYQTIVDQDARDRLVATYDHSITEPEWALGYNWDIVLTGPKRTWTENEALGAAGDEE; translated from the coding sequence GTGAAGGAAGACATCAACGCCGAGCTGGAGTCGGAAGAGCTCGTGCCCCCGGCCGAACCGAAGGCTGCCCACCAGCCCCTGGACAAGGCCATCGAGTCGCAGGCGGACCTCAGCGCAGAGATCAACGCCATCGGCGAGGCCTACCGCCGCGCGCTCAAGGACGGCGGCCAGCCGGAGATCCAGCCCCGGCTGGACTATCCGCCGTACCGCAGCAGCATCCTGCGCCACCCCACCAAGAGCCTGCAGCACGCGGACCCGGAAACCATTGAGCTCTACTCGCCGGCCTTCGGGCACCAGGACGTGCACGCGCTGGAATCGGATTTGACCATCCAGCACAACGGCGAACCCCTGGGCGAGCGCATCATCGTCTCCGGCAAGGTCCTGGACGGCGACGGCCGCCCGGTGGCAGGACAGCTGGTGGAGATCTGGCAGGCCAACTCCTCCGGCCGCTACATCCACAAGCGTGACCAGCACCCCGCGCCCATCGACCCCAACTTCACCGGCATTGGCCGCTGCATCACCGGCCCGGACGGCTCGTACCGGTTCACCACCATCAAGCCCGGCGCTTACCCGTGGAAGAACCACCTGAACGCGTGGAGGCCGGCGCACATCCACTTCTCGCTGTTCGGCACCGAGTTCACCCAGCGCATCATCACCCAGATGTACTTCCCCGGCGACCAGCTCTTCCCGCTGGACCCGATCTACCAGACCATCGTGGACCAGGACGCCCGCGACCGGCTGGTGGCCACCTATGACCACAGCATCACCGAGCCCGAATGGGCCCTGGGCTACAACTGGGACATCGTCCTGACCGGTCCCAAGCGGACCTGGACCGAAAACGAGGCGCTCGGCGCCGCAGGCGACGAGGAGTAG
- a CDS encoding shikimate dehydrogenase, with translation MSIRTESYLVGLVGDGVTPSLTPPMHEREGDVQGLRYLYRPIDLLELGLTGEAVGAILQSARTLGFNGLNITHPCKQLVLQHLDEVSPDARRLGAVNTVVIRDGRFIGHNTDFSGFAAALASGLPGARLDRVVQLGAGGAGSAVAYALLSAGVKTLDLVDMDPQRAAARAAELAGFFPDSTVAARTTTELPQLMPLADGLVHCTPVGMAAHPGVPLDLDLLEPRHWVADIVYRPIDTELVRGARAKGCEVLDGGRMAVGQAADAFRIFTGLDADPERMRSHFLDLVAAEEVAA, from the coding sequence ATGAGCATTCGAACTGAGTCCTACCTGGTGGGACTGGTTGGTGACGGCGTCACGCCATCGCTCACGCCACCCATGCACGAACGGGAAGGTGACGTGCAGGGCCTGCGCTACCTGTACCGGCCCATCGACCTGCTCGAACTGGGGTTGACCGGGGAAGCGGTGGGAGCCATCCTGCAGAGTGCCCGCACCCTGGGTTTCAACGGACTGAACATCACCCACCCCTGCAAGCAGCTGGTCCTCCAGCACCTGGACGAGGTCAGCCCGGACGCCCGCCGGCTCGGCGCCGTGAACACCGTGGTCATCCGGGACGGCCGCTTCATCGGCCACAACACGGACTTTTCCGGCTTCGCCGCCGCCCTGGCCTCCGGCCTGCCCGGCGCGCGGCTGGACCGCGTGGTGCAGCTCGGCGCAGGAGGTGCCGGCTCCGCCGTCGCCTACGCCCTGCTCAGCGCAGGCGTCAAGACCCTGGACCTGGTGGACATGGATCCGCAGCGCGCCGCAGCGCGCGCCGCCGAACTGGCAGGTTTCTTCCCGGACAGCACCGTGGCGGCACGCACGACGACGGAGCTGCCGCAGCTGATGCCGCTGGCCGACGGCCTGGTGCACTGCACACCCGTTGGCATGGCAGCCCACCCCGGCGTCCCGCTGGACCTGGACCTGCTCGAGCCCCGGCACTGGGTGGCCGACATTGTCTACCGCCCCATCGACACGGAACTGGTCCGCGGCGCCCGCGCCAAGGGCTGCGAGGTCCTGGACGGTGGCCGCATGGCGGTGGGCCAGGCCGCCGACGCGTTCCGGATCTTCACCGGGCTGGACGCTGACCCGGAGCGCATGCGCTCCCACTTCCTGGACCTTGTAGCCGCCGAGGAGGTGGCCGCCTGA
- a CDS encoding bifunctional sugar phosphate isomerase/epimerase/4-hydroxyphenylpyruvate dioxygenase family protein, with amino-acid sequence MRTGIATVCLSGTLKEKMQACAIAGFDGIEIFEQDLVTSPLSPEDVRRMATDLGLGLDLYQPFRDFDGVTPDLLKANLRRAEAKFKLMARLGMDTILVCSNVATATIDDDAVRAEQLAQLANLAGDHGVKVAYEALAWGKYVNDYEHAYRLVEMVDHPNLGTCLDSFHILSRDWDTAPIEQINAEKIFFVQVADAPKLSMDVLSWSRHYRVFPGEGQFELAKFMGHVVRAGYTGPVSLEVFNDVFRQSDVERTAVDAMRSLIWLEEQSAKWLAGNEATPGNPAALRRRYPMELATLPKVNEPAGFNFAEVKADDTAQLEKLLGQLGFQFEGRHRTKDVQLWTMGQARVIINEQAAQHAEPAIAALGFDVDSPVIASARAQQLKAPVVARKVQADEEVFQGIAAPDSTEIFLCQGSPDGTAAWTHEFGEGLEHPSAGTTAVIDHVNLAQPWQHFDEAVLFYTSALALEPQPFAEVPSPSGLVRSQVMQTSDGAVRLVLNLAPIQQARNEARKTYQEHIAFAVEDLVATARAARERGLEFLQIPANYYEDLDARFDLEPGFLATLQELNLLFDRDADGEFLHFYTATVGSVFFEMVERRGGYDGYGAPNAPVRHAVQYDSLHRTT; translated from the coding sequence ATGCGCACCGGAATCGCCACGGTCTGCCTCTCCGGCACCCTGAAGGAAAAGATGCAGGCCTGCGCCATCGCCGGGTTCGACGGCATCGAGATCTTCGAGCAGGACCTGGTCACCTCACCCCTGAGCCCCGAGGACGTCCGCAGGATGGCAACGGACCTGGGGCTCGGCCTGGACCTGTACCAGCCCTTCCGCGACTTCGACGGCGTCACCCCGGACCTGCTCAAAGCCAACCTCCGGCGCGCCGAGGCCAAGTTCAAGCTCATGGCACGCCTGGGCATGGACACCATCCTGGTGTGCTCGAACGTTGCCACCGCCACCATCGACGACGATGCCGTCCGCGCCGAACAACTGGCACAGCTCGCCAACCTGGCCGGGGACCACGGCGTCAAGGTGGCCTACGAGGCCCTGGCGTGGGGCAAGTACGTCAACGACTACGAGCACGCCTACCGCCTGGTGGAGATGGTGGACCACCCCAACTTGGGCACCTGCCTCGACTCCTTCCACATCCTGTCCCGTGATTGGGACACCGCACCGATCGAGCAGATCAACGCGGAGAAGATCTTCTTCGTCCAGGTGGCGGATGCCCCCAAACTGTCCATGGACGTCCTGTCCTGGAGCCGCCACTACCGGGTGTTCCCGGGCGAAGGACAGTTCGAGCTGGCCAAGTTCATGGGCCACGTGGTCCGCGCGGGCTACACCGGGCCGGTTTCGCTCGAGGTCTTCAACGACGTCTTCCGCCAGTCGGACGTGGAACGCACCGCCGTGGATGCGATGCGTTCACTGATCTGGCTGGAGGAGCAAAGCGCCAAATGGCTCGCCGGCAATGAAGCCACGCCCGGCAACCCAGCCGCGCTCCGCCGTCGTTATCCCATGGAACTGGCCACACTGCCCAAGGTGAACGAACCCGCCGGCTTCAACTTCGCCGAGGTCAAGGCGGACGACACCGCGCAGCTGGAGAAGCTCCTGGGCCAGCTCGGTTTCCAGTTCGAAGGCCGCCACCGGACCAAGGACGTTCAGCTGTGGACCATGGGCCAGGCACGCGTGATCATCAACGAACAGGCAGCGCAGCACGCGGAGCCCGCCATCGCCGCGCTGGGATTCGACGTCGATTCACCCGTGATTGCCTCCGCCCGCGCCCAGCAGCTCAAGGCCCCCGTGGTGGCCCGGAAGGTCCAGGCGGACGAGGAAGTGTTCCAGGGCATTGCCGCCCCGGACTCCACCGAAATCTTCCTCTGCCAGGGCAGCCCGGACGGCACCGCGGCCTGGACGCACGAATTCGGCGAAGGGCTGGAACACCCGTCGGCCGGGACCACGGCGGTCATTGACCACGTCAACCTGGCCCAGCCGTGGCAGCACTTCGATGAAGCTGTCCTCTTCTACACCAGCGCCCTGGCCCTGGAGCCGCAGCCCTTCGCGGAGGTTCCCAGTCCCAGCGGCCTGGTGCGCTCGCAGGTAATGCAGACTTCCGACGGCGCGGTGCGGCTGGTCCTGAACCTCGCCCCGATCCAGCAGGCCAGAAACGAGGCCCGCAAGACCTACCAGGAACACATCGCCTTCGCCGTGGAGGACCTGGTGGCCACCGCCCGGGCCGCCCGGGAGCGCGGCCTGGAATTCCTGCAGATCCCGGCCAACTACTACGAGGACCTGGACGCCCGGTTCGACCTGGAACCCGGATTCCTGGCCACCCTGCAGGAGCTCAACCTGCTCTTCGACCGGGATGCCGACGGCGAGTTCCTGCACTTCTACACCGCCACCGTGGGCAGCGTGTTCTTCGAAATGGTGGAACGCCGCGGCGGCTATGACGGCTACGGCGCCCCGAACGCCCCGGTCCGGCACGCGGTCCAATACGACTCGCTGCACCGCACCACCTGA